In Amia ocellicauda isolate fAmiCal2 chromosome 7, fAmiCal2.hap1, whole genome shotgun sequence, one genomic interval encodes:
- the LOC136753663 gene encoding CD209 antigen-like protein C isoform X2, which yields MQPALPEQIPQPGRMSYEVFNDTVKFASQAKAAGEETDKPGSDAEKPSDSESLKAKFDHLSSQMNASEGRYKALENKYTELDGKFNAMEEEMRQLNKSHIDLLKTYSELQTIATEDSKPCPEGWELSGGMCYFFSTDKINWTQSRKDCVKKGGELVIIHTWQEQMFLKGKINKMAKENYWIGLTDAPVEGEWMWVDNTTLRNHMNFWAEKKIGSGEPDDWTEEDPLGEDCACMNSLTEPLHNWFDESCTKAFRRICEKKTLEKPK from the exons ATGCAACCTGCCCTTCCAGAGCAGATACCCCAGCCTGGGAGGATGTCATATGAGGTCTTCAACGACACAGTCAAGTTTGCCTCGCAAGCAAAAGCTGCTGGAGAAGAGACTGATAAACCTGGAAGTG ATGCTGAAAAACCGAGTGATTCTGAATCACTGAAAGCCAAGTTTGACCATCTCTCATCTCAGATGAATGCATCAG AAGGGAGATATAAGGCATTGGAAAATAAGTACACAGAACTGGATGGCAAATTTAATGCAATGGAAGAAGAGATGAGACAACTCAATAAAAGCCACATTGATTTGTTAAAAACATATTCAG AGCTTCAAACCATAGCGACCGAGGACTCTAAACCCTGTCCTGAGGGCTGGGAGCTCAGTGGAGGAATGTGCTACTTCTTCTCCACTGATAAAATTAATTGGACACAGAGTCGCAAGGACTGTGTCAAAAAGGGGGGGGAACTGGTCATTATACACACTTGGCAGGAGCAG ATGTTCTTAAAAGGCAAAATtaacaaaatggcaaaagaaAATTACTGGATTGGACTGACTGATGCGCCTGTTGAAGGAGAATGGATGTGGGTGGACAATACAACTCTCCGCAATCACATGAA CTTCTGGGCTGAGAAGAAGATAGGTTCAGGTGAGCCTGATGACTGGACTGAAGAAGATCCTTTAGGGGAGGACTGTGCATGTATGAACTCATTAACAGAACCATTACATAACTGGTTTGATGAATCTTGCACCAAAGCTTTCAGACGaatctgtgaaaaaaaaacactggaaaaACCCAAATAA
- the LOC136753663 gene encoding C-type lectin domain family 6 member A isoform X1, with the protein MQPALPEQIPQPGRMSYEVFNDTVKFASQAKAAGEETDKPGSDVKIVFTPETIKDNKAAPNRWLTIVLAIVCVLVLCVAVILAVLYAEKPSDSESLKAKFDHLSSQMNASEGRYKALENKYTELDGKFNAMEEEMRQLNKSHIDLLKTYSELQTIATEDSKPCPEGWELSGGMCYFFSTDKINWTQSRKDCVKKGGELVIIHTWQEQMFLKGKINKMAKENYWIGLTDAPVEGEWMWVDNTTLRNHMNFWAEKKIGSGEPDDWTEEDPLGEDCACMNSLTEPLHNWFDESCTKAFRRICEKKTLEKPK; encoded by the exons ATGCAACCTGCCCTTCCAGAGCAGATACCCCAGCCTGGGAGGATGTCATATGAGGTCTTCAACGACACAGTCAAGTTTGCCTCGCAAGCAAAAGCTGCTGGAGAAGAGACTGATAAACCTGGAAGTG atgTCAAAATAGTTTTCACTCCAGAGACCATTAAAGATAATAAAGCAGCACCTAACAGATGGCTGACCATTGTCCTGGCTATTGTCTGTGTTCTGGTATTGTGTGTCGCCGTCATTCTGGCTGTCCTTT ATGCTGAAAAACCGAGTGATTCTGAATCACTGAAAGCCAAGTTTGACCATCTCTCATCTCAGATGAATGCATCAG AAGGGAGATATAAGGCATTGGAAAATAAGTACACAGAACTGGATGGCAAATTTAATGCAATGGAAGAAGAGATGAGACAACTCAATAAAAGCCACATTGATTTGTTAAAAACATATTCAG AGCTTCAAACCATAGCGACCGAGGACTCTAAACCCTGTCCTGAGGGCTGGGAGCTCAGTGGAGGAATGTGCTACTTCTTCTCCACTGATAAAATTAATTGGACACAGAGTCGCAAGGACTGTGTCAAAAAGGGGGGGGAACTGGTCATTATACACACTTGGCAGGAGCAG ATGTTCTTAAAAGGCAAAATtaacaaaatggcaaaagaaAATTACTGGATTGGACTGACTGATGCGCCTGTTGAAGGAGAATGGATGTGGGTGGACAATACAACTCTCCGCAATCACATGAA CTTCTGGGCTGAGAAGAAGATAGGTTCAGGTGAGCCTGATGACTGGACTGAAGAAGATCCTTTAGGGGAGGACTGTGCATGTATGAACTCATTAACAGAACCATTACATAACTGGTTTGATGAATCTTGCACCAAAGCTTTCAGACGaatctgtgaaaaaaaaacactggaaaaACCCAAATAA